Proteins encoded in a region of the Gammaproteobacteria bacterium genome:
- the queC gene encoding 7-cyano-7-deazaguanine synthase QueC, translating to MTTQRENRAVVLLSGGVDSSTCLAIAREQGYRCTALSFDYGQRAISELAAASRVAAALGVEEHRVIRLDIGALGGSALTDQSLAVPEQESAGIPITYVPARNTIFLSYGLALAEVSAANTLFIGVNALDYSGYPDCRPEFIQAFQAMANLATRAAIEGESLVIETPLIAKSKAQILRLGTDLGLDYGLTVSCYQADPEGRACGRCDSCRFRRKGFLDAGLEDPTCYQE from the coding sequence ATGACGACCCAGCGTGAAAACCGTGCCGTGGTACTGTTGTCCGGCGGAGTAGACTCCTCCACCTGTCTCGCTATCGCGCGGGAACAGGGGTATCGCTGCACGGCTCTCAGTTTTGATTACGGTCAGCGGGCGATCAGCGAACTGGCCGCTGCAAGCCGAGTGGCGGCAGCGCTGGGTGTGGAGGAACACCGGGTTATCAGGCTCGATATCGGAGCGCTGGGCGGGTCGGCGCTGACGGATCAAAGCCTCGCCGTGCCGGAGCAGGAAAGCGCCGGAATCCCGATCACCTATGTGCCGGCGAGAAACACGATATTCCTGTCCTACGGTCTGGCTCTGGCAGAAGTATCCGCAGCCAATACGCTGTTCATCGGTGTCAATGCCCTGGACTATTCCGGTTACCCTGATTGCCGACCGGAATTTATCCAGGCATTCCAGGCCATGGCGAATCTGGCGACCCGAGCAGCAATAGAAGGGGAGTCTCTGGTAATTGAGACCCCGTTGATTGCCAAGAGCAAGGCGCAGATTCTGCGCCTGGGAACAGACCTGGGTCTGGACTACGGACTGACAGTCTCCTGTTACCAGGCCGATCCGGAAGGGCGTGCCTGTGGCCGGTGTGACAGCTGCCGTTTCCGCCGCAAAGGATTCCTCGATGCCGGTCTGGAGGATCCTACCTGCTATCAGGAATGA
- a CDS encoding dienelactone hydrolase family protein, translating into MLKTQINTVIKPFAALVALTVLLAGQSVLAQDNTQGRYRPDGRQIAAEISRMFGERLYEVRTYDPQPRVDEFADATIFYPLTLSFAPPIGAVAVVPGYRGAAENYEWWGPMLASFGYAVLIMNTNTPEDNLEARKQALMTAAEFLRNENTESDSPIAGRIDTGKIAIMGHSLGGGAALQAASELGSDGVGAVIPLLPYCCELGQSFRGDLASLNVPTLIMATAEDSIAPPAQHARLLYDAIADSTSRVYMEFAEGDHMMATSSGQDLVTMGRYAMAFLKFHLDSQPQYEAVIYGGEAGDYEGKFSRFDASR; encoded by the coding sequence ATGCTCAAAACTCAGATCAATACCGTAATCAAACCTTTCGCTGCGCTGGTGGCACTGACAGTGTTGCTGGCTGGCCAGTCAGTCCTGGCGCAGGACAACACTCAGGGCCGCTACCGGCCTGACGGCAGGCAGATTGCCGCTGAAATTTCCCGCATGTTCGGTGAAAGGCTGTATGAAGTACGCACCTATGATCCGCAGCCCCGGGTTGACGAATTCGCGGATGCCACAATTTTTTACCCGCTGACTCTGAGCTTTGCGCCACCCATCGGGGCAGTGGCGGTTGTGCCCGGTTATCGGGGAGCGGCGGAAAACTACGAATGGTGGGGGCCGATGCTGGCTTCCTTTGGTTACGCGGTACTGATCATGAACACCAATACACCGGAGGATAACCTGGAAGCCAGAAAGCAGGCGCTGATGACGGCGGCGGAGTTTCTGCGTAATGAGAACACCGAGTCGGACAGCCCTATCGCAGGCCGTATCGATACCGGCAAGATCGCCATCATGGGTCATTCCCTCGGGGGCGGCGCCGCCCTGCAGGCTGCCAGCGAGTTGGGTAGTGACGGCGTTGGTGCTGTTATCCCGCTCCTGCCGTACTGTTGTGAACTGGGCCAGTCCTTCAGGGGCGACTTAGCCAGCTTGAATGTGCCGACACTTATCATGGCCACCGCAGAAGACAGCATCGCTCCACCCGCACAGCATGCCAGGTTACTGTATGACGCGATCGCGGACTCCACCAGCAGGGTGTACATGGAGTTCGCCGAAGGTGATCACATGATGGCCACCAGCAGTGGCCAGGATCTTGTCACAATGGGACGCTATGCCATGGCGTTTCTCAAGTTTCACCTGGATTCCCAGCCCCAGTACGAGGCCGTCATCTATGGTGGCGAGGCAGGGGATTACGAGGGTAAATTTTCCCGTTTTGACGCCAGTCGCTGA
- a CDS encoding SOS response-associated peptidase, with protein MCGRYSNHVKSMLDWSALLGDWPEQVPESHNVAPGQLIAGFTHTGGLGLRWGLIPPWSEEASSKYATFNARLETVAQKPAFRHAWRQGNRCLIPALGYFEWKTDKSGKQPYFICRTDGQPLLFAGLYEPCRDAIPASCTLLTRPAREDLVVIHPRMPVTLSLEDGRDWLGMEVESGRSLLEKPVTLGIQSFPVSRRVNNARNEGDDLVQAVELNGP; from the coding sequence ATGTGTGGGCGTTATTCTAACCACGTGAAATCCATGCTGGACTGGTCCGCCCTGTTAGGGGACTGGCCAGAGCAGGTCCCGGAAAGTCATAATGTCGCTCCCGGTCAGCTGATCGCCGGGTTCACTCACACAGGCGGTCTGGGCCTGCGCTGGGGACTGATCCCCCCCTGGTCTGAAGAAGCCTCAAGCAAGTACGCGACCTTTAACGCGCGCCTGGAAACTGTCGCTCAAAAACCTGCCTTCCGCCATGCCTGGCGACAGGGGAACCGGTGCCTTATTCCGGCACTTGGCTACTTCGAGTGGAAAACCGACAAGTCCGGGAAACAACCTTATTTTATCTGCCGTACCGATGGTCAGCCTTTGCTGTTTGCCGGGCTTTATGAACCGTGTCGTGATGCCATACCGGCCTCCTGCACCTTGCTGACCCGCCCGGCACGAGAAGACCTGGTGGTTATTCACCCACGCATGCCGGTCACTCTGTCACTTGAAGATGGCCGTGACTGGTTGGGGATGGAAGTTGAATCCGGGCGCAGTCTGTTGGAAAAACCTGTGACGCTGGGGATTCAGAGTTTTCCGGTGAGCAGGCGGGTCAATAATGCCAGAAATGAAGGAGACGACCTGGTGCAGGCGGTCGAGTTGAACGGGCCCTAG
- the nadA gene encoding quinolinate synthase NadA, which produces MGVTEYAADRELVRKHLDAVNISAPLDAAAAEAYRDKIKALLKARNAVIVAHYYTDGVLQDLADETGGFVGDSLEMARFGSEADADILVVVGVRFMGETAKILAPDKKVLMPTLEATCSLDIACPIDQFSAFCDANPDRTVVVYANTSAAVKARSDWVVTSSIGLDVVEHLVDQGEKIIWAPDKHLGSYIREKTGADMLLWDGACIVHEEFKFRGLQDMRKLYPQAAVLAHPESPKAVLEIADFVGSTSQMIKAAQQLPNDIFIVATDKGIFHRMRQLVPDTTFIAAPTVGTGATCRSCAHCPWMAMNSLPRLHDALRDGSQEVLVDRVLGERAMRPLQRMLDFAKEQQLSPRAGA; this is translated from the coding sequence ATGGGTGTTACAGAATACGCCGCTGACCGAGAGCTGGTCCGGAAGCATCTGGATGCAGTCAATATATCAGCACCGCTAGATGCCGCCGCCGCCGAGGCCTATCGCGACAAGATCAAGGCATTGCTGAAAGCCCGCAATGCAGTGATCGTGGCCCATTACTACACTGATGGTGTGTTACAGGATCTGGCGGACGAAACCGGCGGCTTCGTTGGTGATTCCCTGGAAATGGCCCGCTTTGGCAGTGAGGCCGATGCCGATATCCTGGTGGTCGTGGGGGTGCGCTTCATGGGCGAGACAGCCAAGATCCTGGCGCCGGATAAAAAGGTACTCATGCCCACATTGGAGGCAACCTGTTCACTGGACATTGCCTGCCCCATCGATCAGTTTTCCGCTTTTTGCGATGCCAATCCGGACCGTACCGTAGTGGTTTACGCCAATACCTCGGCTGCCGTTAAGGCGCGTTCAGACTGGGTCGTGACTTCCAGCATCGGTCTGGACGTAGTGGAGCATCTGGTGGATCAGGGGGAGAAGATTATCTGGGCGCCGGACAAACATCTAGGTTCATATATTCGCGAGAAAACCGGTGCCGACATGCTACTGTGGGATGGTGCCTGTATTGTGCACGAGGAATTCAAGTTTCGCGGCTTACAGGACATGCGCAAGCTTTACCCGCAGGCAGCGGTGCTGGCCCACCCGGAATCCCCGAAAGCGGTGCTTGAAATCGCTGACTTCGTCGGCTCCACGTCGCAGATGATCAAGGCCGCGCAACAATTGCCCAATGACATTTTTATCGTCGCCACAGACAAGGGAATATTTCACCGTATGCGGCAACTGGTGCCGGATACGACGTTTATCGCGGCACCTACCGTGGGCACCGGCGCTACCTGCCGCAGTTGTGCGCACTGCCCCTGGATGGCGATGAATTCACTGCCACGACTGCACGACGCCCTGAGAGACGGGAGCCAGGAAGTGTTGGTGGACCGGGTGCTGGGGGAGCGGGCCATGCGACCTTTGCAGCGCATGCTTGATTTCGCCAAGGAACAACAGCTGTCGCCCCGTGCAGGGGCCTGA
- a CDS encoding M48 family metalloprotease gives MRRSASFSLALLLAALLATPANGQNALPSLGDRISGYVTMEEEHRLGRQFLRSLRRSTPTISDPLLNNYLENLSYRLASRSELRDHRLAFIIVDSEILNAFAVPGGVIGVNTGLFLNAETEGEFASVIAHELAHVSQRHFARRIEQAETARVPQMAALLASIVVMATSDAQHGQAALMATQGRAIENQLRFSRSNEAEADRVGIKTLFDAGYDPYTMPALFQRLASANRYGTRPPEFLLSHPVTESRIADSRGRASRYPQRPYPEHLEYLLMRARVVTHYAPNKEDAIIEYQRLLQAATTEVAQDGAQYGLAMAYSEAGNNRMAIDTLTPLLDKDPNRISYAVTLAEFLTAQNEAGQALNFLQRHLTINPGNHPLTMAYADALIESRQYQEATRLLEDHAKTRPEDYSLWYLIAETQGQAGNISKVHQARAEYYVLIGDFRRAREQLQFALSIESEKPSNGAVVAAVRQRIRDIQALEAELAG, from the coding sequence ATGCGCAGATCCGCCAGTTTCAGCCTCGCCTTGCTGCTAGCCGCCCTGCTGGCGACCCCGGCTAACGGGCAGAATGCCCTGCCCAGCCTGGGCGACCGGATATCCGGGTACGTTACCATGGAAGAGGAACACCGACTCGGGCGCCAGTTTCTACGCTCTCTGCGGCGCTCGACACCGACCATTTCCGATCCGCTGCTGAATAATTACCTGGAAAACCTGTCCTACCGGCTGGCGTCAAGAAGCGAGCTGCGGGACCACCGGCTTGCCTTCATCATTGTCGACAGCGAAATACTGAATGCCTTTGCGGTTCCCGGTGGTGTAATAGGCGTCAACACCGGCCTGTTCCTGAACGCGGAAACCGAGGGAGAATTTGCCTCGGTCATTGCTCACGAGCTGGCGCACGTGAGTCAGCGCCATTTTGCCCGCCGGATCGAACAGGCCGAGACCGCGCGAGTCCCTCAGATGGCCGCCCTGCTTGCGAGCATCGTGGTCATGGCCACTTCGGATGCACAACACGGGCAGGCAGCGCTGATGGCAACCCAGGGCCGGGCTATCGAGAACCAGCTTCGCTTCAGCCGCAGCAATGAGGCGGAAGCCGACCGGGTCGGCATCAAGACCCTGTTCGATGCAGGCTACGACCCTTACACCATGCCGGCACTCTTTCAGCGCCTGGCTTCCGCCAACCGCTACGGTACCCGACCACCGGAATTTCTGTTATCGCACCCGGTAACGGAGTCCCGTATTGCCGACAGCCGCGGACGGGCCTCACGCTACCCCCAGCGTCCCTATCCCGAGCATCTGGAATATCTCCTGATGCGCGCCCGGGTGGTCACCCATTACGCGCCGAACAAGGAAGACGCCATCATTGAATATCAGCGCCTGCTTCAGGCGGCGACCACGGAGGTCGCACAGGATGGCGCCCAGTACGGACTGGCTATGGCTTATTCGGAAGCCGGTAACAACCGCATGGCAATCGACACGCTCACACCCCTGCTCGACAAGGATCCAAATCGCATCAGTTATGCAGTGACGCTGGCGGAGTTCCTGACAGCTCAGAACGAAGCCGGTCAAGCGCTGAATTTCTTGCAGCGACATCTGACCATCAACCCGGGCAATCACCCGCTTACCATGGCCTATGCCGATGCCCTGATCGAGTCACGACAGTATCAGGAAGCTACCCGACTGCTTGAAGATCACGCCAAGACCCGCCCGGAAGACTATTCGCTCTGGTATCTGATTGCGGAAACTCAGGGGCAGGCTGGCAACATCAGCAAAGTCCACCAGGCCCGGGCCGAGTATTACGTGCTGATCGGGGATTTTCGCAGGGCAAGAGAGCAACTGCAGTTTGCCTTGAGCATCGAATCGGAAAAACCCTCCAATGGTGCCGTAGTCGCCGCGGTACGGCAACGGATCAGGGATATCCAGGCTCTCGAGGCAGAGTTGGCGGGTTAA
- a CDS encoding sulfurtransferase TusA family protein — translation MSEYEADLELDVSNLQCPMPLLKAKLALNGLSSDQILKVTATDPGSEKDFHLFVEQSDHQILDFKKDDQSYYYWIRKG, via the coding sequence ATGTCAGAATACGAAGCAGACTTGGAGCTGGATGTCAGCAATTTACAGTGCCCGATGCCATTGCTGAAGGCCAAGCTGGCGCTGAATGGTCTTTCCAGCGACCAGATACTCAAGGTAACAGCCACTGACCCCGGGTCCGAGAAGGACTTCCACCTGTTCGTCGAACAGAGTGACCACCAGATACTGGACTTCAAAAAGGATGATCAAAGTTATTATTACTGGATCAGGAAAGGTTGA
- a CDS encoding AI-2E family transporter produces MRKLLHDFYQRYFHDDESLILLILLAVALLILYLFGDDLAPLFAAIILAYLMQGPIARLTALGVPRLASFGLIYMVFVGAFLGLLLVILPAVWNQLSRLLNELPRLISQWQESLMLLPESYPNLFTQQQVDELVRSARGELTVLGQTVVSYSIASIPRVVTLVIFVVLVPILVFFVLKDREQLIRWATNFLPRNRPLMIKIWQEMDLQLSNYIRGKVLEIFLVGVGTYVVLTLIGIDYALLLSVLVGLSVVIPYIGATVVTLPVLAVAYVQWGIGGEFYTVAVAYMVIQILDGNVLAPIIFSETNNLHPIAVIAAVLVFGGVWGLAGVFFAIPLATFVKAIINAWPSKVQSLAAEDPDTV; encoded by the coding sequence ATGCGCAAGCTGCTGCACGATTTTTACCAACGCTATTTCCACGATGACGAATCCCTGATTCTGCTCATCCTGCTGGCTGTGGCGCTGCTGATCCTCTACCTGTTCGGTGACGATCTGGCGCCCTTGTTTGCGGCAATTATTCTCGCTTATCTGATGCAGGGACCCATTGCCCGGCTGACGGCGCTGGGGGTTCCCCGGCTCGCTTCCTTTGGTCTCATTTACATGGTTTTCGTTGGCGCGTTTCTCGGCTTGCTGCTGGTCATTCTGCCGGCGGTCTGGAATCAGCTCAGCCGCTTGCTGAACGAACTGCCCCGCCTCATCAGCCAGTGGCAGGAGTCGTTGATGCTGCTGCCGGAGTCGTACCCCAATCTGTTCACCCAGCAACAGGTGGATGAGCTGGTCAGGAGCGCCCGGGGGGAACTCACGGTGCTGGGCCAGACGGTGGTGTCTTATTCCATCGCCAGCATTCCCCGGGTGGTGACGCTGGTGATATTCGTAGTCCTGGTGCCGATCCTGGTGTTCTTTGTACTGAAAGACCGTGAGCAGCTGATACGCTGGGCGACTAATTTTCTGCCCCGGAACCGTCCCCTGATGATTAAAATCTGGCAGGAGATGGATCTGCAATTGTCCAACTACATCCGCGGTAAAGTGCTGGAGATCTTTCTGGTGGGGGTGGGTACCTACGTGGTGCTCACACTGATCGGTATAGACTACGCGCTGCTGTTGTCGGTGCTGGTCGGACTGTCTGTCGTCATTCCTTACATCGGTGCTACCGTTGTTACGCTGCCGGTCCTGGCGGTAGCCTATGTGCAGTGGGGAATAGGCGGGGAGTTCTATACTGTCGCGGTGGCATACATGGTTATTCAGATACTCGATGGCAATGTGCTCGCCCCGATTATATTTTCCGAAACCAATAACCTGCACCCTATAGCAGTCATCGCCGCGGTGCTGGTTTTCGGCGGCGTCTGGGGTCTGGCCGGCGTGTTCTTCGCCATCCCGCTGGCGACCTTCGTCAAGGCTATTATCAATGCCTGGCCATCGAAGGTACAATCGCTCGCTGCCGAAGACCCTGACACGGTCTGA
- the dapA gene encoding 4-hydroxy-tetrahydrodipicolinate synthase, whose translation MIKGSIVAIVTPMHAGGEIDLPAFDRLLQWHIESGTDSIVVVGTTGESATLTVQEHCSLVEHCVKTVAGRVPVIAGTGSNSTEEALFFTESARLHGADACLLVTPYYNKPSQEGLYQHFRTIAETVEIPQILYNVPGRTGCDLAPETVERLAPLANIVGIKEASGSVARGLELIKRCGDSLSVYSGDDPIAMELMLGGASGNISVTANVAPAIMSSLCAAAMAGDRETARALNDRVTLLNERLFLESNPVPVKWALYRMGMIERGIRLPLVELNEKFHDQVTEALLAAGIELE comes from the coding sequence ATAATCAAAGGCAGCATTGTCGCCATTGTTACACCGATGCATGCGGGTGGGGAAATCGACCTTCCCGCATTTGATCGTCTGCTGCAATGGCATATCGAATCGGGTACCGACTCGATTGTCGTGGTAGGTACAACCGGAGAATCTGCCACGCTTACAGTGCAGGAACACTGCAGCCTGGTGGAGCATTGCGTCAAGACAGTCGCCGGTCGCGTGCCGGTGATCGCTGGCACCGGGTCAAATTCAACAGAAGAAGCCCTGTTTTTCACCGAGTCGGCCAGGCTGCACGGCGCTGACGCCTGCCTGCTGGTGACACCCTATTACAACAAGCCCAGCCAGGAAGGGCTCTACCAGCACTTCCGCACCATAGCTGAAACCGTCGAAATTCCACAGATCCTGTATAACGTGCCGGGCCGGACAGGGTGCGATCTTGCGCCTGAAACAGTTGAGCGGCTGGCACCGTTGGCGAACATCGTTGGTATCAAAGAGGCATCGGGCAGCGTTGCCAGAGGTCTGGAGCTGATCAAGCGGTGCGGCGACAGCCTGAGCGTTTACAGCGGCGACGATCCCATCGCCATGGAGCTGATGCTGGGTGGCGCCAGTGGGAATATTTCGGTCACCGCCAATGTCGCTCCGGCCATCATGAGCAGTCTGTGTGCAGCGGCCATGGCCGGCGATCGGGAGACTGCCAGGGCACTGAATGATCGCGTTACTCTGCTGAACGAACGGCTGTTTCTGGAGTCCAATCCGGTACCCGTCAAATGGGCATTGTATCGGATGGGAATGATCGAACGCGGCATTCGTCTCCCCCTGGTGGAACTAAACGAAAAATTTCATGACCAAGTAACTGAAGCGCTGCTGGCAGCGGGCATAGAACTGGAGTGA
- the bamC gene encoding outer membrane protein assembly factor BamC: MRAQTGKIPVLVIVALTQFSCSYLTGDEGYFRDRKGDYLVAPVVPEIRVPDSLDSYTLDQLYVVPEEVVPGAEDLVGTIPRPKPLDTNRPEGVVIRRFSGENWIVIAAAPGQVWPRIRDFWTQQGTELEYENPVDGVMETVWLRSPVSADEREKYRLRIEPGIHSGSSEVSLVQISRPDSSVGTELVIWPQLSESEDREYGLLQEISQYLADRTDIYSSSSSSLLAGSLSGDSKANLIEDRGLGPVLELSVSLNRAWGQVAQALGEANLTIVERDRENSVFQVEFSGAAAEEDSGGFLSRVFGGEDGEESTNQLFRISLDASRDLVRVTAQPIGQESLTGMETDLLRSILANL, from the coding sequence ATGCGAGCTCAAACTGGAAAAATACCTGTCCTGGTGATTGTGGCCCTGACGCAGTTTTCCTGCTCCTATCTCACCGGAGACGAGGGGTATTTTCGTGATCGCAAAGGCGATTATCTAGTGGCACCGGTGGTGCCGGAAATCCGGGTACCAGACAGCCTGGACAGTTATACGCTCGACCAGCTTTATGTCGTTCCCGAAGAGGTAGTCCCAGGTGCCGAGGATCTGGTTGGTACTATTCCACGCCCCAAACCGCTGGATACCAATCGACCGGAAGGGGTGGTTATTCGCCGCTTTTCCGGAGAGAACTGGATCGTCATTGCGGCAGCGCCTGGCCAGGTATGGCCGCGGATAAGGGATTTCTGGACGCAACAGGGGACCGAGCTGGAATATGAAAATCCGGTCGACGGGGTCATGGAGACAGTCTGGCTCCGCTCTCCGGTCAGCGCCGATGAAAGAGAAAAATACCGGCTTCGCATCGAGCCGGGGATCCATAGCGGCAGCTCGGAAGTGTCTCTGGTGCAGATCTCCCGTCCTGATTCATCGGTGGGCACCGAGCTGGTCATCTGGCCACAGCTGTCTGAGTCAGAGGACCGGGAGTATGGTCTGTTGCAGGAGATTTCCCAGTATCTGGCTGACCGGACTGACATTTACAGTTCCTCATCGTCCAGCCTGCTGGCCGGCAGCCTTTCCGGGGACAGCAAGGCAAATCTTATCGAGGATCGTGGCCTGGGTCCGGTGCTTGAGCTGAGTGTGAGCCTGAATCGGGCCTGGGGGCAGGTGGCCCAGGCGCTAGGCGAAGCAAATCTCACTATCGTCGAACGGGACCGGGAGAATTCAGTTTTCCAGGTGGAGTTTTCCGGGGCAGCTGCGGAAGAAGATTCCGGCGGCTTTCTGTCCCGGGTATTCGGCGGTGAGGATGGAGAGGAGTCTACGAATCAGCTGTTTCGGATCAGTCTTGATGCAAGCCGTGATCTGGTGAGAGTGACGGCGCAGCCGATTGGGCAGGAGTCTCTCACCGGGATGGAAACCGACCTCTTGCGGTCCATCCTCGCCAACCTCTGA
- the rmuC gene encoding DNA recombination protein RmuC: MLELLPYLLVAMSAAAVAGLITYLLVSRNLNQRERQIAALSERLQGKEEELRTLQGEIRTLDEQSSVLGQTNTGLREQIARLQSELSSEQQRFAEKFALLEGAREQMSLQFKELANEILEDKSKRFTVSNQENIAQILKPLQEKIQHFEKRVEETYDKESKERFSLAREVKALQELNTRLSEDAVNLTNALKGDNKTQGTWGEMILESILEKSGLVKGREYEIQVSLKAADGSRSQPDVIVHMPGSKDIIIDAKVSLKAYEAYCNEDEPGRKADLLQQHIQSIRNHVKLLASKDYQNLAGVKTLDFILLFMPIEAAFSVAAQQDSELFMSAFEKNIIIVGPSTLLTTLRTVQNIWRMAQQNQNALEIASRAGALYDKFVGFVEDLEDIGGKIDATRRSYDLAHNKLLGGRGNLIGRVEKLKALGAKTSKQHSKEVLQAADLEMQQDALPGTSEVVSDGGGE, translated from the coding sequence ATGCTGGAACTTCTCCCTTATCTGCTGGTTGCCATGTCTGCAGCCGCGGTTGCTGGACTGATCACCTATCTGCTGGTAAGCAGAAATCTCAATCAGCGGGAACGGCAGATTGCCGCATTGTCAGAACGTCTGCAGGGTAAGGAAGAGGAATTGCGCACCTTGCAGGGCGAGATTCGTACGCTGGACGAACAATCGTCGGTACTCGGACAGACCAATACAGGGCTACGCGAGCAGATAGCCAGACTGCAGTCGGAACTCTCTTCAGAACAACAGCGGTTTGCAGAGAAATTCGCCTTACTGGAAGGGGCGAGAGAGCAGATGAGCCTGCAGTTCAAAGAGTTGGCTAACGAAATCCTGGAGGACAAGAGCAAGCGCTTTACTGTCAGCAATCAGGAAAACATTGCACAGATTCTGAAGCCTTTGCAGGAAAAGATTCAGCATTTTGAGAAACGGGTGGAAGAGACCTATGACAAGGAATCCAAGGAGCGTTTTTCCCTGGCACGGGAAGTCAAGGCTCTGCAGGAGCTCAATACACGTCTGAGCGAGGACGCCGTCAATCTCACCAATGCACTTAAGGGTGACAACAAGACCCAGGGTACCTGGGGTGAGATGATCCTGGAATCCATTCTGGAAAAGTCCGGGCTGGTGAAGGGCCGGGAGTACGAGATACAGGTCAGTCTGAAAGCTGCAGATGGTAGCCGCAGCCAGCCGGATGTCATCGTTCACATGCCGGGGTCAAAGGATATTATTATCGACGCCAAGGTCTCCCTGAAAGCCTACGAGGCCTATTGCAATGAGGATGAGCCGGGCAGGAAGGCGGACCTTCTGCAGCAGCATATCCAGTCGATTCGCAATCACGTGAAGCTGCTTGCCAGCAAGGATTACCAGAATCTGGCCGGGGTCAAAACGCTGGATTTTATTCTGTTGTTCATGCCGATCGAAGCAGCGTTTTCCGTAGCTGCGCAGCAGGATTCCGAGTTATTCATGAGCGCGTTTGAAAAGAACATTATCATAGTCGGCCCATCAACCCTGCTGACTACTCTGCGGACCGTGCAGAATATCTGGCGCATGGCACAGCAAAACCAGAATGCGCTGGAAATTGCCAGCCGGGCCGGTGCGCTGTACGACAAATTTGTCGGGTTTGTGGAGGATCTGGAGGACATCGGTGGAAAGATCGACGCTACGCGCCGAAGCTATGATCTGGCCCATAACAAATTACTGGGCGGTCGCGGCAATCTGATTGGCAGGGTCGAAAAACTCAAGGCGCTGGGTGCGAAGACATCCAAGCAGCACAGCAAAGAAGTCCTGCAGGCGGCCGATCTCGAGATGCAGCAGGATGCTTTGCCGGGTACCTCTGAGGTTGTCTCAGACGGGGGCGGGGAGTAA
- a CDS encoding tRNA-(ms[2]io[6]A)-hydroxylase: protein MDEIHSFLPCPTPQSWVDAAVVNLDTLLIDHANCEKKAAATAMNLLYRHVDKAELLTVMSRLAREELLHFQQVVELLTERQISYRRLGPSRYAASLRQYIQHDEQGGLVDILIIGALVEARSCERFEKLIPRLDGVLAKFYRGLVRSEARHFQDYLRLARKYAKEDIEARLDFFLSIEADLVLSSDTQLRFHSGVPALQ from the coding sequence ATGGACGAGATACATTCCTTTCTGCCCTGCCCGACACCTCAGTCCTGGGTTGATGCCGCGGTCGTCAATCTGGATACGCTGCTTATCGATCACGCCAACTGCGAAAAGAAGGCCGCGGCCACGGCCATGAACCTGTTGTATCGTCATGTGGACAAGGCGGAGCTGCTGACTGTCATGTCTCGTCTTGCCAGAGAGGAACTGCTGCATTTTCAGCAGGTAGTGGAATTATTGACCGAACGACAGATCAGCTATCGACGCCTTGGTCCCTCCCGGTATGCTGCCAGTCTGCGCCAGTATATCCAGCACGACGAGCAAGGTGGTCTGGTGGATATTCTGATAATCGGTGCTCTCGTGGAAGCGCGCTCCTGTGAGCGTTTTGAAAAGCTGATTCCGAGGTTGGATGGCGTGCTGGCCAAATTTTACCGGGGGCTGGTCAGATCGGAGGCCCGGCATTTTCAGGACTACCTGCGGCTGGCGCGAAAGTACGCGAAAGAGGACATTGAAGCGAGGCTGGACTTTTTTCTCTCAATAGAGGCTGACCTGGTGCTTTCCAGTGACACGCAGCTGCGTTTTCACAGCGGCGTTCCCGCCCTTCAGTGA
- a CDS encoding leucine-rich repeat domain-containing protein, with the protein MLYSIQVVAVTALLAGCTRQFAITVNEKSVYDPRLPENARQVSDPDLQGCINLALRQSGVTDPANLTVLSCAAAQVEDLRGIAQLASLRFLDLTRNAITDLQPLASLPRLSGLSLADNAITDISPLLAINSLTAVVLSGNTQIPCSQLDRLEQRLGHNLTRPASCQD; encoded by the coding sequence TTGCTGTATTCGATACAGGTTGTGGCCGTTACCGCACTCCTGGCAGGCTGTACCCGTCAGTTCGCCATTACGGTCAATGAGAAGTCGGTCTACGATCCGCGCCTGCCGGAAAATGCCCGGCAGGTATCAGATCCGGATCTGCAGGGCTGTATCAATCTCGCATTACGCCAATCGGGCGTAACAGATCCAGCCAACCTCACCGTGCTGTCCTGTGCTGCCGCACAGGTAGAGGATCTGCGCGGCATCGCGCAACTGGCCAGTCTCCGTTTTCTGGATCTGACCCGGAACGCCATTACCGATCTGCAGCCCCTTGCCTCGCTGCCCCGCCTGAGCGGTCTCAGCCTGGCCGACAACGCTATCACCGATATTTCGCCATTACTCGCTATTAACAGTCTGACGGCTGTGGTCCTGAGCGGAAACACGCAAATTCCCTGCTCGCAACTGGATCGCCTGGAACAACGCCTGGGCCATAACCTCACCCGACCAGCCAGTTGTCAGGATTAA